A genomic region of Campylobacter corcagiensis contains the following coding sequences:
- a CDS encoding L-serine ammonia-lyase yields MDSILSILKIGVGPSSSHTIGPISGALKFTKLVENLDIDRVKATLYGSLSLTGKGHMSDVAIMIGLSGVTAKNLTKSKKLEILNLANEKNTLNLGGTKAIKFDPTKDIIFNNSMLLLHENGFTLEAFKDGKLVKKETFYSTGGGYVYSEDELKNRNFKSTDKKLKFDFKSALKLKELCQIHNKSISQIALLREVEYHGSKEYVINYILEIYETMVKCYENGISATDLILPGGLNVKRLAPQIYKRLKENRRIHEKDPLAAIDFISMYARAVAEENASGARVVTAPTNGACGVVPAVMLYIQNHRFYMGKDQILNYLLTCCAIGYLYKENASISGAEAGCQAEVGVASSMAAAGMAAVSGGTTEQILIAAEIAMEHHLGLTCDPVRGLVQIPCIERNTLGAIKAISAVKLAMESSYSALVTLDEVILTMYKTGKDMDSRYKETSLAGLAKIVSC; encoded by the coding sequence ATGGACTCTATCCTTTCTATACTAAAAATCGGCGTTGGACCTAGCTCATCTCATACTATAGGTCCAATAAGTGGAGCTTTAAAATTTACAAAGTTAGTTGAAAATTTAGATATTGATAGAGTAAAAGCTACTCTTTATGGCTCTTTGTCATTAACAGGCAAAGGGCATATGAGCGATGTTGCTATCATGATAGGTCTTAGTGGCGTGACTGCAAAAAATCTAACCAAATCTAAAAAGCTTGAAATTTTAAATTTAGCAAATGAGAAAAATACCCTAAATTTAGGCGGAACTAAAGCTATCAAATTTGATCCTACAAAAGATATCATTTTTAACAACTCAATGCTCTTACTTCATGAAAATGGCTTTACACTAGAGGCTTTTAAAGACGGTAAACTTGTTAAAAAAGAGACCTTTTACTCAACTGGGGGTGGGTATGTTTATAGTGAAGATGAACTTAAAAACAGAAATTTTAAATCCACAGATAAAAAGCTTAAATTTGATTTTAAAAGTGCTTTAAAACTAAAAGAGTTATGTCAAATTCACAACAAAAGCATTTCACAAATAGCACTTTTAAGAGAGGTAGAGTATCACGGAAGCAAAGAGTATGTTATAAACTATATCTTAGAAATTTATGAAACTATGGTTAAATGTTATGAAAATGGCATAAGCGCAACTGATCTTATACTTCCTGGTGGGTTAAATGTAAAGCGACTAGCCCCTCAAATTTATAAACGCCTTAAAGAAAACAGAAGAATCCACGAGAAAGACCCACTAGCAGCGATTGATTTTATATCAATGTATGCAAGAGCTGTAGCTGAAGAAAATGCAAGTGGAGCTAGAGTTGTAACTGCTCCTACAAATGGTGCATGTGGAGTAGTTCCAGCCGTTATGCTATATATCCAAAATCACCGCTTTTATATGGGTAAAGATCAAATTTTAAACTATCTTTTAACTTGCTGTGCTATAGGGTATTTGTATAAAGAAAACGCCTCCATTAGCGGTGCAGAAGCTGGTTGTCAAGCTGAAGTAGGCGTTGCTTCATCTATGGCAGCAGCTGGCATGGCTGCAGTAAGTGGCGGTACAACTGAACAAATTTTAATCGCAGCTGAGATAGCTATGGAGCACCACTTAGGGCTAACTTGCGATCCTGTTCGTGGTCTTGTTCAAATTCCTTGTATAGAAAGAAACACACTTGGAGCCATAAAAGCAATATCAGCTGTCAAATTAGCAATGGAAAGCTCTTATAGTGCCCTTGTAACACTTGATGAAGTTATACTTACAATGTATAAAACAGGAAAAGATATGGACTCAAGATATAAAGAGACTTCACTTGCAGGCTTAGCTAAAATAGTAAGTTGTTAA
- a CDS encoding SLC13 family permease, with protein sequence MEEKAINGFQAGTIKGLIITAIAAVIAIIIANILPYDVNVNKALALLFFIAVLWLSEAIHITITALLVPVLAVLFGIGSGSVAEGTYKAISVGSALAHFANSTIFLFFGGFALATALHIQKLDTKIAMKLISLSGNKLGYAAILICLATALLSMWVSNTATAAMMLPLAIGILGGKGEEKDHGTTVFLLLGIAYSASIGGLGTIVGSPPNAIVSAELKYGFFDWMKIGIPMFLILWPLMMITLYFMFKPNLTKVVDIDASVNIPWTLSRIVTIIVFATIALLWIFSPQIKAATGLALNDGLIAVVAAILVVILGLCSWNQVAENTEWGILMLFGGGLCLSAILKDSGASLVIGQTVASVFGTSHPLVIIFVVTIFIIILTEFTSNTASAALLVPVFAGVAEQMGMPKEVLVMVIGVGASCAFMMPVATPPNAIVFGTGLFPQRDMLRAGGVLNIVCILVIALFGYFVLL encoded by the coding sequence ATGGAAGAAAAAGCTATAAATGGTTTTCAAGCAGGAACCATAAAAGGGCTTATTATAACAGCAATAGCTGCTGTGATAGCCATTATAATTGCAAATATCTTACCATATGATGTCAATGTCAACAAAGCTTTAGCACTTCTATTTTTTATAGCAGTCCTGTGGCTGAGTGAAGCTATTCATATAACAATCACAGCACTACTTGTGCCTGTTCTTGCTGTATTGTTTGGTATAGGTTCAGGAAGTGTTGCTGAGGGAACTTATAAAGCAATAAGCGTTGGTTCAGCTCTTGCTCACTTTGCAAACTCAACCATTTTTCTTTTCTTTGGTGGTTTTGCACTTGCAACTGCACTACACATCCAAAAGCTAGATACAAAAATAGCTATGAAGCTTATCTCTTTATCTGGAAATAAGCTAGGTTACGCAGCTATTTTGATATGTCTTGCAACAGCACTTTTGTCTATGTGGGTTTCTAATACCGCAACAGCAGCTATGATGCTTCCACTTGCTATTGGAATTTTAGGTGGAAAAGGAGAAGAAAAAGACCATGGAACAACAGTTTTCTTGCTTTTAGGTATTGCATACTCTGCAAGTATCGGCGGACTTGGTACGATTGTTGGATCACCACCAAATGCTATAGTTTCAGCTGAATTAAAATATGGATTTTTTGACTGGATGAAGATAGGAATTCCGATGTTTTTAATCCTTTGGCCTTTGATGATGATAACTCTATATTTTATGTTTAAGCCAAATTTGACTAAAGTCGTAGATATAGATGCAAGTGTTAATATTCCATGGACACTAAGTAGGATTGTAACTATTATTGTTTTTGCTACTATTGCTCTACTTTGGATATTTTCACCACAAATTAAAGCAGCAACAGGTCTTGCTTTAAATGATGGTCTTATAGCTGTAGTGGCGGCAATTTTAGTTGTAATACTAGGGCTTTGTAGTTGGAATCAAGTAGCAGAAAATACTGAGTGGGGGATTTTAATGCTATTTGGCGGTGGACTTTGTTTGAGTGCTATACTTAAAGATTCTGGTGCTTCACTTGTTATTGGTCAAACTGTTGCTTCTGTATTTGGCACTTCACACCCACTTGTAATTATCTTTGTTGTTACGATATTTATCATTATCTTAACTGAATTTACAAGTAATACTGCTTCAGCTGCACTTTTAGTTCCTGTTTTTGCAGGTGTTGCTGAGCAAATGGGTATGCCAAAAGAGGTTTTGGTTATGGTAATAGGTGTTGGTGCAAGTTGTGCATTTATGATGCCAGTTGCAACTCCACCAAATGCTATAGTTTTTGGCACAGGACTCTTCCCACAAAGAGATATGCTTAGAGCAGGTGGAGTTTTAAATATAGTGTGTATACTTGTTATTGCACTATTTGGATATTTTGTACTTCTATAA
- the sppA gene encoding signal peptide peptidase SppA gives MEFLKGIGEFFLKILSFTIKVFIVLFMIAIFISAFSVGELTTTKSPNLAEIKLEGAIMDELEILKEIENIANNQNIKGVLLNIDSPGGALSPSVEISEAIKELNFKKPVIAYASGTMASGSYLSGVWATKIYANKGAFIGSIGVIMQGMNIAELNKKIGISTQTIKAGEYKEAGTMTREWTPEEKQSLQFLTDQSYALFTNEVASARKLDINNHKNWANARVFIASDAVNVGLIDGISTYSKVKDEVAKAAKVSEQIWKQKSKYDKFVDSMSTKIASLIMAEFSLKVR, from the coding sequence ATGGAATTTCTAAAAGGCATTGGGGAGTTTTTTCTAAAAATTTTAAGCTTTACAATAAAGGTATTTATAGTTCTTTTTATGATAGCTATTTTTATATCAGCCTTTAGTGTTGGTGAACTTACAACCACAAAAAGCCCAAATTTAGCTGAGATAAAGCTAGAGGGGGCGATAATGGATGAACTTGAAATTTTAAAAGAGATAGAAAATATAGCTAACAACCAAAACATAAAAGGCGTGCTTTTAAATATAGATAGCCCAGGCGGGGCATTAAGTCCAAGTGTTGAGATATCAGAAGCGATAAAAGAGCTAAATTTTAAAAAACCTGTCATTGCTTATGCAAGCGGGACAATGGCAAGTGGAAGTTATCTAAGTGGCGTTTGGGCTACTAAAATTTACGCAAATAAGGGGGCTTTTATAGGATCAATCGGAGTTATAATGCAAGGAATGAACATTGCTGAACTTAATAAAAAAATAGGAATTTCAACTCAAACAATAAAAGCTGGTGAGTATAAAGAAGCTGGAACAATGACAAGAGAGTGGACGCCTGAAGAAAAACAAAGCCTTCAGTTTTTAACAGATCAAAGTTACGCTCTTTTTACAAATGAAGTAGCAAGTGCTAGAAAGTTGGATATAAACAATCACAAAAACTGGGCAAATGCTAGAGTTTTTATCGCAAGTGATGCTGTAAATGTTGGGCTAATCGATGGAATTTCAACTTACTCAAAAGTAAAAGATGAAGTAGCAAAAGCGGCAAAAGTTAGCGAACAAATCTGGAAACAAAAGAGCAAATATGATAAATTTGTTGATTCTATGTCAACTAAAATAGCAAGTCTTATAATGGCTGAATTTAGTCTAAAAGTTAGATAA
- the aroQ gene encoding type II 3-dehydroquinate dehydratase, giving the protein MKIVVIQGPNINMLGTRERNIYGVMSMEDIHAQMKAVAEQNSVEIEFFQSNLEGEIVDRIQECLGDADGIIINPAAYSHSSIAIRDAIAAVNLPAIEVHISNIARREEFRQKSVISAVTAGQIIGFGPVGYHLAMVGMLQIFSQIEAFKK; this is encoded by the coding sequence ATGAAAATCGTCGTAATACAAGGACCAAATATCAATATGCTAGGCACTAGAGAGAGAAATATCTATGGTGTGATGAGTATGGAAGATATTCACGCTCAAATGAAAGCAGTAGCTGAACAAAACAGCGTTGAGATTGAGTTTTTTCAAAGCAATCTAGAAGGCGAAATAGTTGATAGAATTCAAGAGTGCTTAGGCGATGCTGATGGAATTATCATAAACCCAGCAGCTTATAGTCATTCATCAATTGCCATAAGAGATGCTATAGCAGCTGTTAACCTGCCAGCAATTGAAGTTCATATATCAAATATCGCGCGCCGTGAAGAATTTCGCCAAAAAAGCGTGATATCAGCCGTAACAGCAGGACAAATCATAGGCTTTGGACCTGTTGGATATCATCTTGCGATGGTTGGAATGCTTCAAATTTTTAGCCAAATAGAAGCGTTTAAAAAATAA
- the mqnF gene encoding aminofutalosine deaminase family hydrolase has product MKILKAKFILLCDKDFTILENCAIAFDEEIKEVGEFDKLSAKFQEAEILDYGSDIAMPCFINPHVHLEFSSNKTTLVYGDFIKWVNSIVKSRDNLSKEANESLIKNKIYEMMRSGISTIGEISSFGGEMEVCANSPLRVVFFNEILGASKDVVTQNWEKFKDRFKRSDELKSDKFIPAVSIHSPYSTHPNLTKKACEFARLNSLTVSTHFLESDYENRWIRDGKGEFKNWLKAFNPNPKPMYNVESFISNFKGIKTLFTHCVYLKEFELLDRNLHSITTCAFSNRLLSKKKLNLKKAIKSGVNLSLGTDGLSSNISLNFFDELRTNLLVHSDLNLQNLAKTLLLAATNGDALGLNLGEIKNGKIADIAVFEGFEVESKDEVALQLILQTNKVKEMFIKGKRWNF; this is encoded by the coding sequence ATGAAAATTTTAAAAGCTAAATTTATTTTACTTTGTGATAAAGATTTTACTATTTTAGAAAATTGCGCTATTGCGTTTGATGAAGAGATTAAAGAAGTTGGCGAGTTTGATAAACTTAGTGCAAAATTTCAAGAAGCTGAAATTTTAGACTATGGTAGCGATATAGCTATGCCTTGTTTTATAAATCCTCATGTTCACCTTGAATTTAGCTCAAACAAAACCACACTTGTTTATGGAGACTTCATAAAATGGGTAAATAGTATCGTAAAAAGCCGAGATAACTTAAGCAAAGAGGCAAATGAAAGTCTAATAAAAAACAAAATTTATGAGATGATGAGAAGTGGAATTTCTACAATAGGTGAAATTTCAAGCTTTGGTGGCGAGATGGAAGTGTGTGCAAACTCGCCTTTAAGAGTTGTATTTTTTAATGAAATTCTTGGAGCTAGTAAAGATGTAGTTACTCAAAACTGGGAGAAATTTAAAGATAGATTTAAAAGAAGTGATGAGCTAAAAAGTGATAAATTTATACCAGCTGTTTCTATCCACTCACCCTACTCAACTCACCCAAATTTAACTAAAAAAGCTTGTGAATTTGCTAGGCTTAACTCTTTAACAGTCTCTACTCACTTTTTAGAAAGCGATTATGAAAATCGCTGGATAAGAGATGGTAAAGGTGAGTTTAAAAACTGGCTAAAAGCCTTTAATCCAAACCCAAAACCGATGTATAACGTAGAAAGCTTTATATCAAATTTCAAAGGCATAAAAACGCTTTTTACGCACTGTGTTTACCTAAAAGAGTTTGAACTTTTAGATAGAAATTTACACTCTATTACAACTTGTGCTTTTTCAAATAGACTTCTTAGTAAAAAGAAGCTAAACCTTAAAAAAGCTATAAAAAGTGGCGTAAATTTAAGCTTAGGAACAGATGGTCTTAGTTCAAATATAAGTCTAAATTTCTTTGATGAATTAAGAACAAATCTTTTAGTTCATAGTGATTTAAATTTACAAAATTTAGCTAAAACTTTGCTCTTAGCAGCTACAAATGGAGATGCTTTGGGGTTAAATTTAGGTGAAATAAAAAATGGTAAAATAGCTGATATAGCTGTTTTTGAAGGTTTTGAAGTTGAAAGTAAAGATGAAGTAGCACTTCAATTAATACTTCAAACAAACAAAGTAAAAGAGATGTTTATAAAGGGGAAAAGATGGAATTTCTAA
- a CDS encoding NAD(P)/FAD-dependent oxidoreductase: protein MNQDQILDLKTDLVNELTNSGLSRRDALKLLGLVPFMLSATPSVVSAKSQSSASANILIVGGGAAGCTVANFISKNIPNATITIIEPDENSIKYQPGQTMIGGGLWKSEDILKDTKDFLPKDAKWIKDIVVEFNPDNNLVKTKNSGKLSYDFLICATGLELNFEGIEGISKDIIGTNGVGSIYLFSGAEKTWGEISKFVNSATPDKVALFSEPAGSIKCGGAPKKIAFLTSARLREAKKQATLNFRTNKGNFFGTKVYNDSTIKYMNDRNIYFNFKSTLVSVDVGSKTATFKDENEGLNKINYDFIHIVPPMRTVKAVRENSDLANEKGWVDVDKFSTIHKKYDNIFAIGDNSSLPTSKTGAAIREQYKVLGENLISRIDGKELKAKYDGYTACPLITDIGRVMMAEFNYQNEPAPSLPFLDPAKERWIWWLVKAYLLKPMYFYGMLKARA from the coding sequence ATGAATCAAGATCAAATTTTAGATTTAAAAACAGATCTAGTAAATGAACTTACAAATTCTGGTCTTTCAAGAAGAGATGCTCTAAAGCTTTTGGGCTTAGTGCCATTTATGCTAAGTGCTACACCAAGCGTTGTTAGTGCAAAAAGCCAAAGCAGTGCTTCAGCAAATATCCTTATAGTAGGTGGTGGAGCCGCTGGATGCACAGTAGCAAATTTTATATCTAAAAACATACCAAATGCTACCATAACCATCATAGAACCAGATGAAAATAGCATCAAATACCAACCTGGTCAAACCATGATAGGTGGCGGACTTTGGAAGAGTGAAGATATCTTAAAAGATACAAAAGATTTCTTGCCAAAAGATGCAAAGTGGATAAAAGATATAGTTGTGGAATTTAATCCTGATAACAACCTTGTAAAAACGAAAAATAGTGGTAAACTCAGCTATGATTTCTTGATTTGTGCAACTGGACTTGAACTAAATTTTGAGGGCATTGAAGGCATTAGTAAAGATATCATTGGCACAAATGGCGTTGGTTCTATATATCTTTTTAGTGGAGCTGAAAAAACTTGGGGTGAGATATCAAAGTTCGTAAATTCTGCCACTCCTGACAAAGTAGCACTATTTAGCGAACCAGCAGGATCTATAAAGTGCGGTGGAGCTCCTAAAAAAATAGCATTTCTAACCTCAGCTAGACTAAGAGAAGCAAAAAAACAAGCAACTCTAAATTTTAGAACAAATAAAGGAAATTTCTTTGGAACCAAAGTCTATAACGACTCTACCATAAAATATATGAACGATAGAAATATTTATTTTAATTTTAAATCAACTCTGGTATCAGTTGATGTGGGCTCTAAAACAGCTACATTTAAGGATGAAAACGAAGGATTAAACAAAATTAACTATGATTTTATCCATATCGTTCCGCCGATGAGAACAGTTAAAGCTGTAAGAGAAAATAGCGATTTAGCAAATGAAAAAGGCTGGGTAGATGTGGATAAATTTAGCACTATTCATAAAAAATATGATAATATTTTTGCCATAGGGGATAACTCAAGTCTGCCTACTTCAAAAACAGGAGCTGCTATTAGAGAGCAATATAAAGTTCTTGGAGAAAATTTAATCTCTAGAATAGATGGAAAAGAGCTAAAAGCTAAGTATGATGGTTATACAGCTTGCCCACTAATCACTGATATAGGTAGAGTTATGATGGCTGAGTTTAACTACCAAAACGAACCAGCCCCTTCACTTCCTTTTCTTGATCCAGCAAAGGAAAGATGGATATGGTGGTTAGTAAAAGCATATCTTTTAAAACCTATGTATTTTTATGGAATGCTAAAAGCAAGAGCTTAA